The DNA sequence TCGGCCTCGGCCGCAAGTTCTTCGATTATTTTTGCTGCAGGCTTGATCGCGCGATCCTTTATCTTCCAAACATTTTCTCCCGAAAACACAATTCCCTGCTCGATATCGCCTTTTTGCGAGTTCACCAGCGCTTTCATGATGCAATATTGGAGCGAACAGCTTTTTAGGCAAAAATCGCAGCCGATAGGTTTTGGAGCGTTTTTATTTAGTATCTTATTTACGAATTCCGTCTTAATGGCGCGGCCAGGCATGCCGACTGGAGATGAAATGATCGCTATATCCTCTTGTTTTGCCGTTTGGTATCTTTGTTTATATTGGATTGCCGCATTGCACTCTTCAGACAGGACAAAACGAGTCGCTATTTGAACGCCGCGCGCCCCAAGCTTCAACATTTTTACAATAGAAGCTCCGTTAATTATTCCTCCGGCGCCGATCACGGGAAGGCGAACTGCCTCCAAAACTTCGGGTACGATGTCCCATACGGAACGGTCAGTCCCCAAATGCCCGCCGGCTTCTTTTCCTTCGACAACAACTGCCGCGGCTCCGCATTTTTCCGCGGTTTTTGCAAGCCGCGCCGAGGAAACAATCGATATTATCGGGGTCTTGCTTTCATGTCCGACCTTAAAAATGTCCCTTGAGAACCCGGCGCCTGTAAAAACAACATCTATCTTTTCTCTGATGGCGGTATTTACGATCCCCAAGAATTCACGGGCGGCAAACATGATGTTTATCCCGACAATGCCGCCTAAAGCTTTATCCCGCGCGATCCTAATTTCGCGCGCAAGCTCCTCAAAAGTCATGCCGGAGGCGCCAATGACCCCTATCCCTCCGGCCGCGGCAACGGCTCCAGCAAGATTTCCCGTCGAGATCCTGACAGCCATGCCGCCTTGTATTATCGGCACCCTGGCGGCCAGGCCGCCGATCTGTAATTCAGGAAGTTTCACTTATGACCTACTTTGCGTGGGACAAAATATATGATACTGTATCGCCCACGGTTTTAATTTTTTCAGCGTCCTCATCGGGGATCTCCGTGCTGAAAGCTTCCTCAAGAGCCATAACGAGTTCCACCGTATCCAATGAATCCGCGCCCAAATCGTCAACATATGAAGATTCTCTTTTGACTTCAGCGTCAGAAACGCCCAATTGCTCGACAACGACTTTCTTAACCTTTTCCAGAACTTCTGATTCGTTCATTCTTTCACCTCCTATTATGTGTTCATGAGCATTCCGCCGTTAACGTTGATAACTTGTCCTGTAATGTAATCCGATTCGGGACTAGCTAAAAACAAAACGGCAGCTGCTACGTCTTCAGGCGTACCCATCTTATTCATAGGAACTTGGGCCAACATCGCTTTTTTTACATCTTCAGTCAACTTGTCCGTCATCGCGGTCTGGATAAATCCTGGAGCCACGGCGTTTGCGCATACTCCGCGGCTTGCCAGCTCGCGAGCAACTGTTTTTGTGAAACCAATGACTCCCGCTTTTGACGCCGCATAATTTGCCTGGCCAAAATTCCCCATCTCGCCAACAATCGATGCGATGCTTATTATTTTACCAGACCTTTGCCTGGCCATCAAAGTTGAAATGATTTTTGTACAATTAAATACGCCTGTAAGGTTGACCGAGATCACAGAGCTCCAATCTTCCGGCTTCATTCTCATTAGCAAGCCATCTTTTGTGATCCCAGCATTGTTGACCAAGATATCAATTTTGCCCATTTGGGCGACCGCTTGCTTGACGCCCTCTTCCACATCGCAAAAATCAGATACATTGGATTTAAGCGCCATTGTTTTGACCCCAAGAGATCGGATCTCTTCCGATGTCTTTGCCGCTAATTCCAAATTGATGTCTGATACTATTATATCCGCACCTTCTTTGGCCAGCGAAAACGCGATCGCGCGGCCAATCCCTTGGGCGGCGCCAGTTATAAAAGCGACTTTACCTTCAAGCTTCGACATAAGTTTTAACCTCCGCTTCTGGATCTATTTTTTTGATCAAATCGCTCAACACTTTTCCGGGACCTACTTCTATATATGTTGTCACACCAAGAGATCTCATTTTCAGGATCGAATTAACCCACAAAACCGAACCGGTCACTTGATTATACAAGTTTTTCCTGATTTCTTCAGCCGATTTTTCCACATCGGCATTTATATTAGCAATAACAGGCACTAAAGATTCTTTTATATCAGCTTGATCCAGTTTCATTTTTAATTTATCGGCCGCAGGTTTCATCAGAGAGCAATGGAAAGGAGCCGATACCGCAAGAGAAATCACTCTTTTAGCGCCTGCCTCTTTGCACAACCTGCCGGCTTCTTTGACCGAAATCTTATTTCCCGAAATTACTATTTGGTCCGGGGAATTAAAATTGGCAAGTTCAACTACTCCAAGATGCGAAGCTTTTTTACAGCAATCGATAACTTTATCTTTAGATAAGTTCAAAACGGCGGACATAGCGCCGACGCCCAAAGCCACCGCCTCCTGCATGAACTTGCCCCTAAAATGCACAAGTCTTAGTGCATCTTTAAATGAAAAAGAACCAGCCGCAACTAAAGCTGAATATTCACCAAGCGAATGCCCGGCAACATAATCTGGCTTGAGCCCTCTATTTTTCAGGATGTCGTTTGCCGCAACACTAACTGCCAGTATCGCCGGCTGGCTTAATTCTGTTCTCTTAAGCTCATCTTCGGGGCCCTCAAAACAAATTTTCAAAAGATCTAAGCCAAGTATTTCATTGGCTTCGGCTAAATAATCCTCTGCGAAACCCTTCCCCATTCCGACAAATTGCGCCCCCTGCCCCGGAAATATGAAAGCTGTTTTCACCTGTACCCCCTCTCATTCTCCCCCTTATCAAGGGGGAGATGTCCCGAGCGCAGTCGAGGGACAGAGGGGGTCACCCCCTGATCTCCTTGATCTTTTTTATCAAAGCAGGTATCACTTCCAAACAATCTCCAACTATCCCATATGCCGCGACTTTGAATATCGGGGCATCCGGGTCTTTATTGATGGCAATGATCGTATCGGATCCCTGCATGCCGACTAAATGCTGAATTTTGCCTGATATGCCGCAAGCAATATATAATTTCGGGGCAACGGTCTTTCCTGTTTGCCCTACCTGATGGTGGGCCGATATCCAGCCAGCGTCAACTGTAGCGCGAGACGCGCCAACTGCTCCCGACAATACCGATGCCAGCTCTTCGATCAATTTAAAATTCTTCGGATCGCCGATCCCGCGTCCGCCCGAAACAATTATTTCCGCTTCCTGCAAATTAACTTTTGCTGATTCGTCTTTGATCGATTGCAATATCTTAACGAGAAGATCGGCATCATCAATGATCGGATCAAAATTTATAATATTACCTTGTTGGGATTTGGGAGTTGGAAGTTGGGATTTTTTGAATACTTTTGGTCTTACGGTTGACATTTGCGGACGGTGATTCGGAGCAATGATCGTCGCCATGATATTCCCGCCGAATGCCGGACGCGTCTGCTGTAATATCTTTTTTTCAGGATCGATCGACAATGCAGTGCAATCGGCCGTAAGCCCGGCATTGACCCTGATCGCAAGCCTAGCGGCAAGATCGCGGCCTAAAGTCGTAGCGCCCATTAAAAAGATCTCAGGTTTAAATTTGCGGATCATTTCGGTTATTGTTCTAGAGTATGGGGCGGTTCTATAGCTTCTAAATTCATCGTGTACTGATAAATAAACCTTGTCGGCGCCGTAAGAAAATATTTCGGACAGGTTTTTTTCGATATTTTTATCCCCAAGAAGTACTGCAGCTACTTCGCATTTAAGGTCCGCCGCCAATTTCTTTGCTTCGGTCAAGAGTTCAAAAGTTACGAGGTGCATTTCGCCGTCCCTGTGCTCGGCAAAAACCCAGATATTTTTATAAGATGAAAGATCGGCTGTACCTGATCTTGATTCTTCTTTTTTTAGGTCGATCGCCAATAATTTACAGGCTGTGACGCATGCTCCGCAAAGTGTGCACTTAAGCATATCAATTACTGCAAGCTTCTTTTGTGTTCCTTCACGCGCATTCATTGAAATAGCGCCAAAAGGACAAGCCTTAACGCACAGCGTGCATCCGGTGCATAAATTATCTAATATTTTAATGCCCATATTTTCCCTCAACTCACCCACTCCCCTCCGCCTTCGGCGGTTTCCCCTCTCCCTCACTTAATAAGAGAGGGAGAGGGGATAAAGGGGTGAGGGTGAGTTAAATGATCTTCCTCTCTTTTAATTTTGAGACAAGCTTGCTCACGACTTCATCCGTTGATCCAGACATTATTTCCCCTGCCCCTTTTGGCTGCGGTGAAAATATCTTGACCACTCTTGTTGGAGATCCGTTGAGCCCTATCTTCATAGAGTCGGCCTCGATATCAGCGGCGCTCATGACTTTTGCTTCCGTCTTCTTTGCTTTCATCATGCCTTTTAGAGAGGGGATCCTTGGTTCGTTTATTTGTTTTACGACAGTTAACACGCAAGGGAGTGGAATTGATACGACTTCGTTTGCTTCTTCCAGCAATCTTTCGACTTTTGCGGTATTCCCGTCAACTTCAACTTTTACGGCAAATGTCGCTTGAGGGATATTGAGCCATTCCGCGATCCCAGGCCCTACTTGCGCCGTATCCCCGTCGATTGCTTGTTTGCCGCAAAATATCACATCGAACTTGCCAAGCTTCTTGATCGTCTGGGCTAGAGTATACGATGTTGCCCAGGTATCGGATCCGGCAAATGCACGGTCAGAAACAAGAACGATTTCGTCC is a window from the Candidatus Saganbacteria bacterium genome containing:
- a CDS encoding nitronate monooxygenase produces the protein MKLPELQIGGLAARVPIIQGGMAVRISTGNLAGAVAAAGGIGVIGASGMTFEELAREIRIARDKALGGIVGINIMFAAREFLGIVNTAIREKIDVVFTGAGFSRDIFKVGHESKTPIISIVSSARLAKTAEKCGAAAVVVEGKEAGGHLGTDRSVWDIVPEVLEAVRLPVIGAGGIINGASIVKMLKLGARGVQIATRFVLSEECNAAIQYKQRYQTAKQEDIAIISSPVGMPGRAIKTEFVNKILNKNAPKPIGCDFCLKSCSLQYCIMKALVNSQKGDIEQGIVFSGENVWKIKDRAIKPAAKIIEELAAEAEKEPD
- a CDS encoding electron transfer flavoprotein subunit alpha encodes the protein MGIKILDNLCTGCTLCVKACPFGAISMNAREGTQKKLAVIDMLKCTLCGACVTACKLLAIDLKKEESRSGTADLSSYKNIWVFAEHRDGEMHLVTFELLTEAKKLAADLKCEVAAVLLGDKNIEKNLSEIFSYGADKVYLSVHDEFRSYRTAPYSRTITEMIRKFKPEIFLMGATTLGRDLAARLAIRVNAGLTADCTALSIDPEKKILQQTRPAFGGNIMATIIAPNHRPQMSTVRPKVFKKSQLPTPKSQQGNIINFDPIIDDADLLVKILQSIKDESAKVNLQEAEIIVSGGRGIGDPKNFKLIEELASVLSGAVGASRATVDAGWISAHHQVGQTGKTVAPKLYIACGISGKIQHLVGMQGSDTIIAINKDPDAPIFKVAAYGIVGDCLEVIPALIKKIKEIRG
- the acpP gene encoding acyl carrier protein, giving the protein MNESEVLEKVKKVVVEQLGVSDAEVKRESSYVDDLGADSLDTVELVMALEEAFSTEIPDEDAEKIKTVGDTVSYILSHAK
- the fabD gene encoding ACP S-malonyltransferase is translated as MGKGFAEDYLAEANEILGLDLLKICFEGPEDELKRTELSQPAILAVSVAANDILKNRGLKPDYVAGHSLGEYSALVAAGSFSFKDALRLVHFRGKFMQEAVALGVGAMSAVLNLSKDKVIDCCKKASHLGVVELANFNSPDQIVISGNKISVKEAGRLCKEAGAKRVISLAVSAPFHCSLMKPAADKLKMKLDQADIKESLVPVIANINADVEKSAEEIRKNLYNQVTGSVLWVNSILKMRSLGVTTYIEVGPGKVLSDLIKKIDPEAEVKTYVEA
- a CDS encoding electron transfer flavoprotein subunit beta/FixA family protein: MEIVVCIKQVPDTTEVKINPETNTLIREGVPSIVNPFDECAIEEALRLREKHGGRVTVVTMGPPQAKEALKQAVAMGADEIVLVSDRAFAGSDTWATSYTLAQTIKKLGKFDVIFCGKQAIDGDTAQVGPGIAEWLNIPQATFAVKVEVDGNTAKVERLLEEANEVVSIPLPCVLTVVKQINEPRIPSLKGMMKAKKTEAKVMSAADIEADSMKIGLNGSPTRVVKIFSPQPKGAGEIMSGSTDEVVSKLVSKLKERKII
- the fabG gene encoding 3-oxoacyl-[acyl-carrier-protein] reductase — translated: MSKLEGKVAFITGAAQGIGRAIAFSLAKEGADIIVSDINLELAAKTSEEIRSLGVKTMALKSNVSDFCDVEEGVKQAVAQMGKIDILVNNAGITKDGLLMRMKPEDWSSVISVNLTGVFNCTKIISTLMARQRSGKIISIASIVGEMGNFGQANYAASKAGVIGFTKTVARELASRGVCANAVAPGFIQTAMTDKLTEDVKKAMLAQVPMNKMGTPEDVAAAVLFLASPESDYITGQVINVNGGMLMNT